AGGTATTTTATTATTATTATCTGCCAATTTTTTCAGCTCCTCCTGACCTGATTATTTATTTAGTAGTTATACTTAACGATTTTATTTTACGTAATTATAGCATGTAAGTTTTTCACTATGTGAGTTATTACAGGAAATATTTATTATTGCGAATAATTTGCGGCTTTCACGAGGGAGCAAAATTTTATGAAGTCATGATATTATCAGGTGTGAAAAATTTATTATTATGCGAGAAATATTTTAATACGAACAATTTATTATGCGAGATATAATGCTGATTTTACGAAACGAGAAAAATTTTATACAAGCATGATATTATCAAGTATGAAAAATTTATTATGCGAACTCGCGAATTTCACGGGGCAAAATATTTATACATGTTCACGCAAAATATATTAATTAGGAGGCATTTATACTTGCTAGAAAATATAAATTTACAGCTCAGGCCGGAAGAAATAGCAGCTTTGAAATTAAGACAGCTTTACGGGCAATACGGCTATTTATTTTACAGGATGAGCAGATTTGAAGAGTATGATTTTTACGCTGATAAGAAGGATTTCTTGACAACCGGCAAAATTTTAACGTTCACGGACATTAACGGCAAATTAATGGCTCTGCGTCCTGATGTAACACTTTCGATTATTAAGCACATTAAAGAATTACCCGGCCAAGCTCAAAAATTTTTTTATGACGAGAAAATTTACAGAGTCCCGAAAAACGCAAATAATTTCAGGGAATTATCACAGGTCGGAATTGAATTTATAGGCGCGCTTGACTCGGAAAATATTCATGAAATCATAGAGCTTGCTGTAAAGAGTTTAAAAACTTTATCAAACGGGCGGCGTTATGTTCTTGATATTGCGGACGCTGGAATAATTGCGAAATTTATAACTCATAATAAACGCTCAATCATGGAATGTATATCAGGAAAAAATATTCACGGACTCAGAGATTTAAACGCTCCCGACGAAATTATAAAACTCATGACGGGCGAAAATGTCCCGGACGAACTTGCAGAAATCAAAAAATTTTATCCCGACATAATTAATATAGACTTCTCAGCAGTAAGCAATCTAAATTATTATAACGGGATTATATTTCGCGGCTTCATTGAGGGAGTCCCTGACATTATTTTATCGGGCGGCCAGTATG
The genomic region above belongs to Synergistaceae bacterium and contains:
- a CDS encoding ATP phosphoribosyltransferase regulatory subunit is translated as MLENINLQLRPEEIAALKLRQLYGQYGYLFYRMSRFEEYDFYADKKDFLTTGKILTFTDINGKLMALRPDVTLSIIKHIKELPGQAQKFFYDEKIYRVPKNANNFRELSQVGIEFIGALDSENIHEIIELAVKSLKTLSNGRRYVLDIADAGIIAKFITHNKRSIMECISGKNIHGLRDLNAPDEIIKLMTGENVPDELAEIKKFYPDIINIDFSAVSNLNYYNGIIFRGFIEGVPDIILSGGQYDNLLHSMGYKYSQAMGFAVYLDALEGTIN